One window of the Pararge aegeria chromosome 22, ilParAegt1.1, whole genome shotgun sequence genome contains the following:
- the LOC120633765 gene encoding uncharacterized protein LOC120633765 isoform X1: MLIFYIVYRKLKLIIRIHKCSLGKEERYPTTNKLEANSIHIRIFATTRRGSGARYHNTQQGEDAPPHKAPATPQLSRVLLPPLLRVPLVAVLLFVPLRVLPTRGRMTLPWLLIVLFAACQAAPECKNCVMLGKEEVAMFRAHSDACLAQSGAAPGLVARLLRGERADAPALRAHVYCVLRNCKLVGKDGKLLKSSALGKLATRADGRNATKVLESCADQQGDNPEDLAWNLFRCGYDKKAVLFHHMPGGVPDNEAL; this comes from the exons ATGTTAATCTTCTACATTGTTTATCGTAAACTGAAGTTGATTATTAGAATACATAAGTGCTCTCTTGGCAAGGAAGAAAG GTATCCTACAACCAACAAACTCGAAGCGAACTCGATCCACATTCGGATATTCGCCACTACCCGCCGTGGTAGTGGCGCGCGGTATCACAACACACAACAAGGCGAGGATGCGCCGCCGCATAAAGCGCCCGCGACGCCGCAACTCTCGCGAGTGCTACTGCCGCCGTTGTTGCGGGTGCCGCTGGTTGCTGTGCTACTTTTCGTGCCGCTGCGTGTGCTGCCTACGCGAGGAAGAATGACGCTGCCCTGGCTGCTGATAGTGTTGTTTGCTGCCTGCCAG GCTGCACCAGAATGTAAAAACTGCGTG ATGCTGGGCAAGGAGGAGGTGGCCATGTTCCGCGCGCACTCGGACGCCTGCCTGGCGCAGTCGGGCGCGGCGCCCGGCCTGGTGGCGCGCCTGCTGCGCGGCGAGCGGGCGGACGCGCCGGCGCTGCGCGCGCACGTGTACTGCGTGCTGCGGAACTGCAAGCTCGTCGGCAAGGACGGCAAGCTACTGAAGAGCTCCGCGCTGGGGAAGTTGGCCACGCGCGCCGACGGCAGGAATGCTACCAAA GTGCTAGAGAGCTGCGCCGACCAGCAGGGCGACAACCCGGAGGACCTGGCGTGGAACCTGTTCCGCTGCGGCTACGACAAGAAGGCCGTGTTGTTCCATCACATGCCCGGCGGCGTGCCCGACAACGAAGCCTTGTAG
- the LOC120633765 gene encoding uncharacterized protein LOC120633765 isoform X2 translates to MTLPWLLIVLFAACQAAPECKNCVMLGKEEVAMFRAHSDACLAQSGAAPGLVARLLRGERADAPALRAHVYCVLRNCKLVGKDGKLLKSSALGKLATRADGRNATKVLESCADQQGDNPEDLAWNLFRCGYDKKAVLFHHMPGGVPDNEAL, encoded by the exons ATGACGCTGCCCTGGCTGCTGATAGTGTTGTTTGCTGCCTGCCAG GCTGCACCAGAATGTAAAAACTGCGTG ATGCTGGGCAAGGAGGAGGTGGCCATGTTCCGCGCGCACTCGGACGCCTGCCTGGCGCAGTCGGGCGCGGCGCCCGGCCTGGTGGCGCGCCTGCTGCGCGGCGAGCGGGCGGACGCGCCGGCGCTGCGCGCGCACGTGTACTGCGTGCTGCGGAACTGCAAGCTCGTCGGCAAGGACGGCAAGCTACTGAAGAGCTCCGCGCTGGGGAAGTTGGCCACGCGCGCCGACGGCAGGAATGCTACCAAA GTGCTAGAGAGCTGCGCCGACCAGCAGGGCGACAACCCGGAGGACCTGGCGTGGAACCTGTTCCGCTGCGGCTACGACAAGAAGGCCGTGTTGTTCCATCACATGCCCGGCGGCGTGCCCGACAACGAAGCCTTGTAG